TCTAaaaatcaattctttttttatataaaaaaaatgtatatctAATAGGAGTCGAATCTacatggtgagagagagagagagagagagagagcaacacGGAGTGAAATTACAGCAAGTTCACACACTTTCATAACAACAACAATTCTCTCCTTTTCCAAACAGACACCCAATAAAAACCAACTCCTCTCTTTCTACAAGACTAGGAAAATCTTCAAAGGTTGAGAGAGAGTCTTTCTTCTAGTCCTTCGAAACATATTTTCCATTTCTCCATATTTTGGCTCTACTTCGCAAGTACTAGTCATGGGTGTGGAATGTTGAACGTTGTAGCGAAATCCGAGAGAGAAATCTGTTTGGAGTAGCAAAAAGGAACAATCTTTGGTGGGATTTGTTCCTGAGAATTGGGTTTCAACgcttttcccttttattttcgTGGGTTCTCTGTGATTTTCTGAGCATTGTGTTGGGTGTTTTATAGATTCAAGACTTCgatttttgttgggttttgcaGAAGTCGAAAACCCAGTTGGGTTTTCCCATGATTTGCTGAGCATTGTGTTGGGCATTCCATAGATTTCAGAGTTCTCCTTTCTTAGCATTTATTTACAGTTATACATACAGTCATGAACATTTAATTACTGGGTAGTTTTTTATATCATTTAAGTCCTTGTTTGGTAGAGGAATTTGTATTATGTTAATTAAATCTTAAAAGAGATTCGCCTTGGTTTGCGTAACAGACAAATCATTCAATTCTTGGATCAGGTTTACTCTCACAGTTGTTTCACCACATTAGAAGTTCTACCAATTAAAAAATCTGAGAGTCTGTTTGTTTCCAATTGTCTTCTCCATATCAGCAGCATCAAAAGTCCACATGTTGTGTCCATTTATGCGTTGAATTTGGGCATTGGAGTCAACCATTGTGGTAAATTTCAAGTCTTTTGTGGTTTCCACAATTGATGGTGTGGACAATGTGTAGACTAGAGAATTGTGATGGAAAGTGCAAGTGCAGGGATGAAGGGAGGGGGTTTAATAAGTTCTTGGGTGAAGGGAAGGGGGAAAGGCCCAAATTGATAGTTTTTCGTGGTCGCCGGATGAAGATGTGGATGATTCCTGGGATGATGACGATTTTGTTGTGGACTTGTGTTGTCCAGATGATGGGATTGGGTGAGGTTTTGGGGCCCAGATTGTTGAAGGGTTGGCCTTCTTGTTTTAGTCCTTCAGAGATGTTTTCAAATGACAAATTGCCTTCTCCTACACCCAGAGTTCTTCCTCCAAAAAGTGAGTATCAGGCTTTTGCACTTTTGGCTAGTTGtttattttaacttttcaaggttttttcttttgtgatgGGGAGAACTTTTCTGATTAGAGTAATTGATTTTGtgagcaatgcttgaacttttTCAGATTGTTGTAATTTGATTCTATTTCCAGAACAGTTTTCAACAAAGGCTTATTTCTGAAAGCACAAACAATCACCCTTTTAATACTACATTTATTTCTGACTGAAACTGCTTTTGTTAATCTTTTGGGTGTTTTCTTGAATTTGGTTTCCTTTCTACAACAAAATTTCTTGAAGTAAGTTTCAAAATCCATCGACAAAACGAGtttcttgaaaaagtgttttgcGAAACTGATTCTGGAAATATAGCCAAAGTCAGCCCCACTAGTTATTGGCTATCAGCTAAGTAGAATTGGTATGTTTGAGATATTTGATACTGCCATACTGGGATATTTGCGTGCCAATTGCTGGTTAAAAACTATTTCCAGTATTTGATTCTGGAGATATATAGGAAAGTAACTGTAACTTGGGATTGATGTTTCTGTTTCGAGATTTTTGATCACTAGTACAACTTCCGTCAATCTGCTTTTGTTGCATTTATTTGTGTTTAATTTCTGTTGTGGTTCCTCAGTTCAGATAATCCAACTTGTTCTGTTGCAGGGTTGGCTTCTTTTGTGCACGAGGAGAcaacttttattttattgatgtCTTGTATTTATGATAGCTGTTTTATAGAAGCTTGTTCTTTCCGATGAGAACCAATTTGTTTAATTCGCAAAACAAACTTGCCGACCTGATAATTTCCTTTGGTGTCAACTGTTTTGGGCATATGACTCATATGTTGGTTTCAAATTTTCTCCTGTTAACTTGTAATTGGGAGGATTCTTATATAAGCTCTTATAGGGACTTTTTATGGCAGGAATTTATAAGAACAATGGTTATCTTATGGTCTCTTGCAATGGAGGACTCAACCAAATGCGAGCAGCAGTATGTTGCCAGTTACATTTATCATTATTTATCACTgaccattcaaaaaatttgttttctgtcATTCGTTGAATTGTATTTCTTCGGCTTTTGCTCTAACTTATGCATTTTCTCTTCAGATATGTGACATGGTTGTGATTGCCAGATATCTCAATGTCACTCTTGTTGTCCCAGAACTGGACAAAACCTCCTTTTGGGCCGATCCAAGGTTTGCTCAATTATATCTGCTGCATTTAGTTGAATTTTAACATATCAGAACTGTTTCGTTATTCTTAGGTAGTGTTTGGTTGATTGGAATGAAGCTCAAACAGAATGGTCATTCTCTTGGGTTACTTATTCccctgtttggtttggtaaaaaaattgacaGAATGTACATTAGAATGAAATGAGCATTCTGGGTTAGGCGAATGCCCATTCAAACGAGGCCATTCCTTTCCAAAATCAGTCTAGCAAACCGAACACTACAGGTTATTTAGAGCTGTTAATATTATTTACCTATGTGGCAGTGAGTTCCAAGACATATTTGACATTGATCATTTCATTACATCATTGAGAGACGAGGTTAGAATATTGAAGGAGCTACCACCTCGGCTCAAGAAGAGAGTTGAACTGGGAATGTTCCACTCATTGCCACCTGTTAGTTGGTCCAACATTTCCTATTACCATAATCAGGTTAATTTCTTTATCTAGGTGCTGGAAAtagctgctgctgctttttttCACAATGTCATGACCGACTTTTGAAATCTTCATAATCAGGTTCTTCCTCTGGTGAAAAAGCATAAAGTTGTGCATCTGAATAGAACTGATGCTCGCCTTGCTAATAATGGGCTTCCGATAGAGATTCAGAAGTTGCGATGTAGAGTAAATTTCAGTGCTTTAAGATTCACTCCGGAGATAGAGGAATTGGGCAGAAGGATAGTCAGGATTCTAAGACAAAACGGCCCTTTTCTTGTCCTCCATCTCCGATATGAAATGGATATGTTGGCTTTCTCTGGCTGCACGCGTGGTTGTAGAGATGTGGAGGTGGAAGAATTGACAAAAATGAGGTAATCTTTTATACATTTATTTCGTCTATATGCTAAACCAAATACTCAATTCTgaaagttatgtttttatttggCGTTCTCTATTTGACTGTCACAACGACACATCGCTAGATATGCCTACCCGTGGTGGAAGGAAAAAGTGATAGATTCCAATCTCAAACGAAAAGAAGGTTTGTGTCCTTTGACGCCAGAGGAAACTGCTTTGACATTAAGAGCACTGGGTGTTGATCGTAATGTTCAAATTTATATCGCTGCTGGAGCAATTTATGGTGGAGAAAGGAGAATGGCGAGTTTGGCATCTGCATTCCCAAATTCGGTCAGTAGATTGAAGTGAGTGTAAAATTTCCACATTTACTCggggaaaattttgaaacagcttgtttttttgttttactgagACAGGTTAGAAAGGAGACCCTGCTTCGATCCTCAGAGTTGAAGTTTTTCCAAAACCATTCATCCCAAATGGCAGCACTTGATTATCTTGTATCTTTGGAAAGTGATTTATTTGTTCCAACTTATGATGGAAATATGGCTAAAGTTGTAGAAGGCCATCGGAGGTACTATATTGCTGCTAGTATGTATACTTCTTGTTCTAGTTGTTTTTGCTTTTCGGTAAATTGATCATCTCATGCGAGATTGTGCTAAACTTTCCAGGTTTTTAGGGTTCAAGAAGACGATTCTATTAGACAGGAAGCTTCTAGTTGATTTGATTGATAGACGCAGTAATGGGTCATTGAGATGGGATGAATTCTCCTCAGTAGTTAAGGAAGCTCATGCCCATCGTATGGGGAGGCCAAAGAACCGCGTTGTGATTCCAGAGAGACCAAAGGAAGAAGATTACTTCTATGCGAACCCACACGAGTGTTTGCAACAGTTCACAAGTAACCAGTTGAGAATTACATGATATTGGTACCTTTTTGTTGCTAGTGGATGGTTTACACACTGCTTAAGCGGTTTGGCCCcttaggttgtgtttggatcaaggattttTGGAGCAAAACGAAAAATCCCGGAAATAGGTTCTTTGGTTTTCTATCATTTCACTTTTCCTTGAACAAAATTTCTCCATAAATCCTTGCTCCAAATATGACCTAACATTTAAgagtaggagtaggagtaggagAATGATTGTTCCCTGTTTGGTCAAGGGGAAACATCATGGGGGTTTTCCCCAACAAATTTTTACCATCTTTTTTACAGCAGTTACTGGGTACTGAAATTGATGTATAGAAGACCACCCTGCCATTGCAGGAAAATTTcaagttgttatttttttagtttttcagaTGGGGGTTTTTCAATGAATATTCCCCGTCAGATTATACATACTTTGTTGATATGGCTAGTCTCATATTTCATTATCTTTGCTTGGTAGTGacatacatacatgcatatatatatatatacatacatgcatatatatatatatatatatatatatatatatatatatatccgaatgagttgattttatacgggatttttaaaaaatatgttttgaacaaatcGAACGGCTCCAATTATTTGCGTGGGCTCCGATTAGTTTATATATTCTAAACAACAGAGAATGATTGTTGGAGGGTAGCATGATCTGATTCTTTGAATATTATTTATATCTCTACACATATTTATAAAGTGTTACTTGTAACTTTTCATGATTGTACTGTTTTACCTAATTCCAACTGGTCTGGTTTGGCAAGGCAAAGGATTAAGCAGACAGGAATTTGAACCatgtattttcttcttttactcAGTTGTCCATGTATTTATAttctatatatctatatatcttGTTCTCTGTTGTATTATCATCCCTATATGATCCTCCTTAAGATTTTAGCAGCGGAAATTAGCTTACTCTGAATGATTGCCTACAATGTATAGTATTTAAGATCATATCGTTTGTTCGCCTGAGAGCATTCCCGTTATAATAAGTAAACGAGCGTGGATAAGTAAATTTAGCAAtgctcaaaaacaccccacattgtaataagtaaagttacaaatcttttagcaaataaccaaatttcactcattccataaccaaacttgacaacttttaccaataaccaaaacttaataactcaaaaatacctcacattggaATCGTTTCATCAtgatgaataatttggtgtggttgggtgcgtgattggaactcgtttgctattgaacaaatgtgcattgtgtattgtgagggtttttttggttaaggatgcaaaaataaccaaggTGGAGGtagaagttgttaagtttgattatggactaaatggataatcaaatgctgacataacacattttggttattgattttgattattaccattatGGATGCTCTAAGTAATTACTAACCTTTATtcacgagaaaaaaaaaaacccgataCCCTATAGTAGCAATTCTGATAGGTAAAAAGGGCTAGAGTGGTTTTGCCCGCGCCATTTGTGGGCTCGTTCTGAATCTGCTTGGATGATCGTTTATCGAGAGATTATcgataaaaatgatttttgggaGAGTTAATGTTCTCTAGAAGTTCTTAAATAAAGGGATTTTTGTcagcgaatttttttttccctttcattttaCCCTAAAGGGTAAATGAGCTTTGATCCTCTTGGCACTCTCTTGATTCACAAAACAACGGTTTCAATCATCAACGGTTCTGATCATCGAAATGGCCTACAGATAGACCACAACAACATGGaaaagaagtttttcagtgccgagtgggCAGGctacgtggtgccgagcacgatttcggccgtccaaacgtattttaGACGGTCCAGATctatttgggtaattttttagtgtaaaataaccaaaacaccccctcaaaCCCACACAGATataaccgtccaaaacacgtttgaacggTCAAGATgagtgctcggcaccacgtggccgtgcccacccggcactgaaaaatttctccaagaAAAGGGCGTTCTGTTTTCTAGATTATTGAAGTGTTTTGACCTTTGGTGTGAACATCGAGGAAGCCACTATCCCCATGGTCCTGGTTTTGGATTGGGAATTAAATACTACTTCCACTAGTGACGGAAATTTGGCCACTCAGAGGCAGCATCAAGCTGATTGTTGCGCCACAATTTCAGTGCTAAAGGGACTACTGATCCAAATTTCAAAGCACTCATGAATGAATATGGACTTCTTTACCAGAACCGAGTAGTTGGGGTCTGTTCATCAATGTCAAGCGATTTTTACTTTGAAGAATGATCAGGACACGAATTCAAATACAGATGTGTCAAGAGCTATGTATATGATGCGTGTGGTTTTCAGGTGCATCAGACGGATCCGTTGCACAGCTCCTTTTACATTCGAAAAAGACTAACCGCGTTGCAACGTCTTTGATTAGGATTCTAAGGGCTCGTTTGATTGCTCGACTAGGAAGGTgggattaggattaggattaggaGAACACAAGGGCCCACAtgtttttcattattctttATTCCCGTGTTTGGCACATCTGAAAATAACCTTGGACCGATAAAGGgggattaactaaaactagaggGAGGGGTGGTATTAGCTTGTCCCACTTCTCTGGATTATCACCCTCTGCGTCTAACAATCAAAAATAATCTCCATCGTCTTTATCTCACTCTAACCAAACATAGTACAACTAATCCCAATATTTACGTAATTTCATCTATTATTCCGTAGACCCCACTTTTCTCCTTTATTCTCATCGTGTATTCTATCTTTTTCAATACTCCTCGAAAATAATCCAACATCAAACATGCACTGATATTTGTTTCGGAGAGCAGAAAATGTATTAAAATGCGAGGATATGTTTGGAGCGTGAAAATGCTTGATGTTCAACACTTcttttttctccatctttatCTGACCTTCAACCAATGCACAATTGGCGGTGGCCAACATAACCATTCACTTCCTAAACCTAGTTGTCCTTCAATGAGCTTTACTATAACCCAACTGGAATTGGGTTTGTTTACTACCCTCCAGGGTTGAGTTCTTTATGGATTTCATCGGTGTCTATTTTTACTCATTTGACCTACCCATTTGTGATTTGTTGTTACAGATATGCTTGCAGTATGTGCTATTTTGAGTCTATGCATTTTAGCCTGAAATGCTCATGTctaggaggtggtggtggtttgtaaTTCTTTCCAAACAGTTGTGATGAAATCGCTTTGTAAGTGCCGTTTGGCTTCATGAAAGAAATTTCAgatgttcaaaaagaaaatggaattggGTTTGACAATTTATATTTCGTAATAGGTAGTATGATTTTGGTGCTTAGTTACGATTGTAGTGATCCCATGCtgatgtttttttccttttacatCTGCCTCccatggtgatggtgatggtgatgttTGCTATTGCTAAGCACAAATTGGAGCCAATTCTTGTATGGTGAGAGAAATCGACCTCTCCTACAAAGTGCACCAATGAGTAAGATCCTTTAGTTGTGGTGGTGGAACCACTTCTATAAACTAGTAGTTGGATTTTCTGTGGCCCATTCTATTTCTATCCCATGGATAACTTGAGAAGTTGGCCACGGGGAGTGTACATAAGTGAACAAATAAGAGTCAAAGATGTTACTAAGTGCTCCCTTAAAAACATCTCTGGCCCTTACCCATTTTTTACCTAAAAATCTGAGTAAAGGCTGCATTTGGTTTGAACATCTTCAGTTCTTTACTTAGATTTTAAATCCTAAccattgtactctctctctctctctctctctctctctctctctctctctctctctctccaaataaaaGACTAATTACCCATACAATCAAAAGAAACATCAATAGCCGTAATCTATCTatcaaagaaaaactaaaatgtCCTATTTTATTTAGCCACTatttactacttttttttttttttttgatccgactATTTACTACTTGAGATGAGAAATATTTTCTATATACTTTCTGAACCTAATATTAGAACGTTCAATTGAATAGGCAATATACAGTCCGATCGGCTACATAAAGGATGCTCGCGTCTAGGTGATGGCGGTTT
This DNA window, taken from Rhododendron vialii isolate Sample 1 chromosome 8a, ASM3025357v1, encodes the following:
- the LOC131298059 gene encoding rhamnogalacturonan I rhamnosyltransferase 1-like yields the protein MVWTMCRLENCDGKCKCRDEGRGFNKFLGEGKGERPKLIVFRGRRMKMWMIPGMMTILLWTCVVQMMGLGEVLGPRLLKGWPSCFSPSEMFSNDKLPSPTPRVLPPKRIYKNNGYLMVSCNGGLNQMRAAICDMVVIARYLNVTLVVPELDKTSFWADPSEFQDIFDIDHFITSLRDEVRILKELPPRLKKRVELGMFHSLPPVSWSNISYYHNQVLPLVKKHKVVHLNRTDARLANNGLPIEIQKLRCRVNFSALRFTPEIEELGRRIVRILRQNGPFLVLHLRYEMDMLAFSGCTRGCRDVEVEELTKMRYAYPWWKEKVIDSNLKRKEGLCPLTPEETALTLRALGVDRNVQIYIAAGAIYGGERRMASLASAFPNSVRKETLLRSSELKFFQNHSSQMAALDYLVSLESDLFVPTYDGNMAKVVEGHRRFLGFKKTILLDRKLLVDLIDRRSNGSLRWDEFSSVVKEAHAHRMGRPKNRVVIPERPKEEDYFYANPHECLQQFTSNQLRIT